TGTGGACGCCGGACTTCGTGGCGCGGCTCGCGCTGGCCCTGGCGCCGGGTGGGATGCTCGCCACCTACTCCGCCGCCGGTCACGTGCGCCGCGCGCTGCAGGCGGCGGGCTTGAGAGTTGAGCGCCGTCCCGGTGCGCCCGGCAAACGCGAGTGCCTACGCGCCGTGCGGTTCGCGTGATTCCGCCGGTCATCGTCATCGGGGGCGGGATCGCCGGATCGAGCGTCGCGTACTTCCTGGGTAGGGCCGGGGTGCGTGTCGTCCTGGTGGATGCCGGCATTCACGCCGCGAGCACCGTTCCCTCCGCGCTGCTGAATCCGGTGCGTGGACAGGCAGGTCGCGTGCCGGAGCGGGCGCTGGAGGGCCTGCCCTTCACGTGGGCGCTGCTGCGCGACCTGACCGGGGCTGGCTTCCGTATGCCCCACGGAGCCACCGGCGTGTACCGGCCCGTCCCGGACACGAAGACCCGTGAAAAGTTCGACCGGCACCGACCGGCCGCCCTGCGAGCGGACTGGCAACACGCCGACGACGTTCCCTTTCGCCTCGCCACCGGCTGGAATGCCGTTCTGCACCTGCCCGGGGGGGGCTGGGTGGACGGCGCGGCCTTCATACAAGGGCTGCGCTCCGCAGCGGGCGCCCCGGTGATCGCTGCGAAAGTAACCTCATGGACGGCCGATTCGGTCACGCTG
The Deinococcus sp. KSM4-11 DNA segment above includes these coding regions:
- a CDS encoding FAD-binding oxidoreductase encodes the protein MIPPVIVIGGGIAGSSVAYFLGRAGVRVVLVDAGIHAASTVPSALLNPVRGQAGRVPERALEGLPFTWALLRDLTGAGFRMPHGATGVYRPVPDTKTREKFDRHRPAALRADWQHADDVPFRLATGWNAVLHLPGGGWVDGAAFIQGLRSAAGAPVIAAKVTSWTADSVTLENGQRLAASTVIHCGGAIGATWAGLGGTHRAGTMLLLDRPATPAPVSFGAYLAPAATGGVLGATFESPTALWHPEALPLASLGWLLGKGAALVPLTGTSITGTWSGTRLSGSTVGRDDRGVWHLRGLGSQGFLLGPLLAAELAVTVARHVAGDAPER